A stretch of Mya arenaria isolate MELC-2E11 chromosome 14, ASM2691426v1 DNA encodes these proteins:
- the LOC128216678 gene encoding uncharacterized protein LOC128216678 gives MEIGDTTQDKPTRCNGDKNKLKSDEELHIGVADNYQLFDNYRGLKNMTMSEVTAADGSVSIDKGTESGNEDANPCANMSIDISKEESDLSDYGEEDTTCQLANQALRAKLLSSVANSVTGNESKLRVSVFDHRIIPKRFVIPKKIESRPSVCGLDTVGIDMNKRPQNFNGFSARETENGKRKTQMSYAVLKASKRHNGDSVCLKTSPTSPDDSENDVRTRFDVLLRNLIGDVDDLHMTSTPTPVTFSSGYESDYPQNKDIENKTKSDSSNSLKRDKSSDSSKHNTNKISEFVNGYTSEALTLNRRTGSLQGSHEFSSLPSFPLQYSEPNTGSLKWSENRDIPMVKVSVKDRDTDSQGFSYAQRHNYKLTKVTRSMYEIIHDLQNGEKSGTDGRKRSRKGRRSSQEINSFQESGNTSARDSKLRGRIQSEAGIVDNKTDHPVTMRRNESAPTPFTGGAFRSVRRPLGGESHPSHTIQRNFSHSENTSRLVGSLANDNCNKVQNDLRNLLCDTSDVTMLSGENNGHQRDLNTLSGSNNTFTELSSTGDSRYNQTGLSIKNESSANEGQRRATLTEQFKKRSKPDDHVYETIPGDEKLYEEWKKMRQNPKIPKIRRFTTIPDLPGTFIPKEPPALPERKYLNPSLSQNPTRDNDNYIFMGDMNSNFPSKPNLNTSCADHGLNQISSGNVLFESSFFQCYPLAYDSSPQHAGRTDETSDGYCSIDNLSLLRDSVNDASFPDTQPRDWNFSRHESNYPYRPPRDDYFLSPMSQEEMQELQNTQERFRTEIPRLLSRQKSRDDDLGISFRAHSTFEPIKEPTKPIFVATYV, from the coding sequence ATGGAGATTGGCGATACGACACAAGATAAGCCAACAAGATGTAATGgagataaaaataaacttaaatctGATGAAGAACTCCACATCGGGGTCGCTGACAATTACCAATTGTTTGATAATTATCGCGGGCTGAAAAACATGACAATGAGTGAAGTGACCGCCGCTGACGGATCGGTTAGCATCGATAAAGGAACGGAGAGCGGGAACGAGGACGCTAATCCCTGTGCAAACATGTCTATAGATATCTCAAAAGAAGAGTCCGATCTCTCAGATTATGGCGAAGAGGACACAACTTGTCAACTCGCAAATCAGGCACTTAGAGCTAAACTTTTGAGCAGTGTGGCTAATTCTGTTACTGGGAACGAGTCCAAATTGCGGGTGTCAGTTTTCGATCATAGGATTATACCGAAGAGATTTGTTATACCAAAGAAGATTGAAAGTAGACCGTCTGTCTGTGGCTTGGACACTGTTGGAATAGACATGAATAAAAGACCTCAGAATTTCAATGGATTTAGTGCCAGAGAAACAGAAAATGGGAAAAGAAAAACACAGATGTCTTACGCTGTGCTTAAGGCCAGTAAAAGACATAATGGTGACAGTGTTTGCTTAAAAACGTCACCAACAAGTCCCGATGATTCGGAAAATGACGTCAGAACAAGATTTGATGTCTTGCTCAGAAATCTCATCGGTGACGTCGACGACCTGCATATGACGTCAACTCCTACGCCAGTGACTTTTTCGAGCGGATATGAAAGTGACTACCCACAAAACAAggatattgaaaacaaaacaaaatcggATAGTAGCAACAGCCTTAAACGTGATAAAAGCAGTGATAGTTCCAAACATAATACTAATAAAATAAGTGAGTTTGTGAACGGATATACGTCAGAGGCACTTACATTAAACAGAAGGACGGGTTCATTACAGGGTAGCCATGAATTTTCCTCACTCCCATCATTTCCTTTGCAATATTCTGAGCCAAATACAGGGTCATTGAAATGGTCGGAAAACAGGGACATTCCTATGGTCAAAGTCTCAGTGAAAGACAGGGATACCGACTCTCAGGGATTTTCGTACGCACAGAGACATAACTATAAGCTGACAAAAGTCACTCGTTCAATGTATGAAATAATCCACGACCTTCAAAATGGTGAGAAGAGTGGCACAGACGGGCGAAAACGGTCACGTAAGGGGCGAAGGTCATCTCAAGAGATCAACAGCTTTCAGGAGAGTGGTAATACAAGTGCGAGGGATTCCAAACTGCGTGGGAGAATTCAATCTGAGGCTGGGATTGTGGATAATAAGACTGACCATCCAGTAACAATGAGGCGCAATGAATCAGCGCCGACGCCTTTTACTGGGGGAGCATTCAGGAGTGTCAGGCGCCCGCTGGGTGGCGAATCCCACCCGTCTCACACAATCCAGCGTAATTTCTCGCATAGTGAGAATACTAGCAGATTAGTGGGCTCGCTTGCAAATGACAATTGTAATAAGGTTCAGAATGACTTGAGAAATCTCCTATGCGACACGTCTGATGTGACAATGTTAAGTGGAGAAAATAATGGCCATCAGAGGGATTTAAATACCCTATCGGGTAGCAATAACACTTTCACCGAGCTTTCAAGTACGGGCGACTCGAGATATAATCAAACTGggctttcaattaaaaatgaatcAAGTGCAAATGAGGGTCAAAGACGCGCCACTCTTACGGAACAGTTTAAGAAAAGATCAAAACCAGACGACCATGTTTATGAAACCATCCCCGGAGATGAAAAATTATATGAAGAGTGGAAGAAAATGAGACAAAATCCAAAAATACCAAAGATTCGCCGCTTCACAACAATCCCTGATCTTCCCGGAACATTCATACCAAAGGAACCGCCGGCTTTACCCGAGAGAAAATATCTCAATCCCAGTCTGTCACAAAATCCAACCAGAGACAATgataattacatatttatggGTGACATGAATTCAAATTTTCCCTCCAAACCAAACTTGAACACATCATGTGCTGACCATGGATTAAACCAAATTTCGTCCGGAAATGTTTTGTTCGAATCATCGTTCTTTCAGTGCTACCCATTAGCATACGACAGCAGTCCACAACACGCGGGAAGGACAGACGAAACATCAGACGGATACTGCAGCATTGACAATCTCTCTTTACTGCGTGACAGTGTTAATGATGCATCATTTCCGGATACGCAGCCACGTGACTGGAATTTTTCCAGGCACGAATCGAATTATCCCTATCGACCACCCAGGGACGACTATTTTCTTAGCCCCATGAGCCAGGAAGAAATGCAGGAATTACAAAATACACAGGAACGTTTCAGAACAGAGATTCCTCGTTTACTAAGTCGTCAAAAATCACGTGACGACGATTTAGGGATCTCATTTAGGGCCCATTCGACGTTTGAGCCAATAAAGGAACCAACCAAGCCAATTTTCGTTGCTACttatgtttga